DNA from Biomphalaria glabrata chromosome 14, xgBioGlab47.1, whole genome shotgun sequence:
GGTTACATTTCTAAGACTGtctctttttaaaactgttaATACAAACTTTGATTCAGTCTAAGTTAGGTTAAggaaataattatgaaataaaatgtgaaaaaaaaaaacaacttttttctttctacagCAAAAAGGGGTTGGCTTGAATGAGCCTTTAGTTGATTCTGAAGGCTATCCTAGATCCGATATAGATGTGTACTCCTGTAGGCATGCCAGACACCAAATTTCCTGTGAGTAAACATGTTTACATTTAACCTTTCTAGAGTTATATTTCTTTGCTGTTCTATCTTATTTTGCCATTGGAAATAATTCAaacagaagattaaaaaaactgaagtttgtttaaagttatttttgttttattcagtaAGGTCAACATTTTATTAAAGGCTAATTTTTTTGCAGGCCCAGTCCTAACAACCAATATTAAGACATGAACCACTCACTCTCCCTTCAATGTATAAATGTTAGTCTTCGTTTCCTCAGGTCTGCAGAATGACCACCTGATTGTAATGAAAGAGATAGAAGAGGAACTGGTCAGAATCCATCAAGCCGCTAGGGAATTGAAGTCTATGGAGTCCGACATGGACTCTGCCAACATCATGAGGGATGGCATGGAAGTTGACAGGATTCCATTCGCACTTGTGGACAGAGTAGACTCTGGCTCTCCAGCAGCTGAAGGTGTAAGTTGGTTTTAAAGTACATAATGTGAAGTGTGGCCAGGCTGTTTTCTTTCGTATTGAAGATGTATGTAAGTTTTGTTTAAGTTATATGGTGCAGGACATTGAAGATAAGATTTACTTTATTGctaaaaagaaaatggaagTTTGGTTTCACTACACTAGTCCAATTCATGATTACTActaaaatataacaatatagaCGCAAACACAAACCAAAAAGAAtccatagttgtttttttttgttttttttttaagggtaaAGGTCACTAAGGGAGTCCTTTTACCTTTATTTTCCTGTACAGTTATAGCCTTCAATGGAATTTGATCTTAAAACTTTCATTTGGCTTCCACTAGGCCACcacataattttgtttaaaagataTAGTTCATCTTTCATGGACTTGTAGGGGAGAAAGTGTATCTGAAAAGGTTTgggtgctgcctttaggtgttCACTGAACTCAACTCAGCTCAAGTTGTGATTTGAACTTGAGCTCCCTTGATATGTAGCCTAGTGGCTTATACTACTCGGCCACACATCTGCACATATCcaattaaatttacattttctttttgataaATTTTGTCCTTATCTTTGTTCTTATCTTAGTGAATAACACTGAAACCCCTAACTTATATTTGTGACCTCTTAAGTAGCTgcacaattaaaaaatacaaattctggaaatattaattaatcctttcttaattttctttatttagttttgtaTGTGTCACTAGAATTGTTCAATACTTGCTGAATTGATATTAAATACATTATTGAAAACTCccgtttttattttctttatttaaaaaagtaaatcagACAAAGTCTTCACCTATCAGTGATCAACTATTCAACCAAATGTATTGTTGTAACTGTTATAACaatcaaataaaatgtactGGTACTCTCCTCTGTAGATGTACGATAACCATTTTTTAGAACAGTAAtcttactttaattttaattacacCTTTGATTGTAAAGTTCAAAAgactcaaatttttttttttaaagggtctTATTGTTGGCGATCAATTGAttgagtttggatcagttacTTCAGACAACTTTGTCAATCTTCAGACAATCGCTACAGTGTTACAGCATTCCAAAAATGTAAGCCATTAACATAGTGACTTGGTCTTGACCTGCTGGATGTTGGAATAATGAAATAGGAAGGAAGCATGAGGAAAAACTACTGAATTTAATTACTTATTATCATGTAGACATAATTGCATGAGGcttggtggctgaggggtaaagcacttggcttccaaacctgagatgaactcctattgaaaaatcagagcaggaaggactagtcctcccgtagtgctctggcaagaaacttagccgtccggcgtagtgcctcatagctaccatacaagtcgagtgactgcacaggcaagtccccctttagctcgcggagctggggacactcgtacaagacatgcgacactgtttcgacgctctctccacagtgacggcatcgggagtcaaagttagtgcggaaccgggcaaagtatgccccaataggacagtgttccgtcctgcactgcgcaactattgactgctctgacctcctcagtcgccaccatggatcgtcgcgatctgggtgacgcatgcgctgccagacaccacgtgctctgtcggattcctcccaggactttaaccacttctcatgaatgagtgctcggatttgtgccgttgcttgtaagtacgtgcttggtgcttcgaggtatgtggctgccattgcaccctcccttgcaagggcgtctgccgtttcattgcccctcacgccgcaatgtgagggcgcccactgcatataaacgacagctccaatagctcggcggatgttatctgcggcgccgattgcctcttctattacgggcgaccctcccccgccgccacccataactaggagactggagcgagagtcagtgaccaacaccaccgtagtggcgctagtctcgcgttcgagcattcgggccctaatggcctcgaacgccctagttatccctgtaagttcggcatccatggagcatgcagcgtagccgcatggaccagagagcctatctggttcagtccggtcggggtagacaataagggccccataccccgatctatcggggtccctcattaccgacccatcggtataacagaatatggcatctgatgggtaggattttatAGTTATGGATGCCAGATTTTggagaatggcaggtgttaatcgcctcttggtggctccctcttgccctaacagggacaggtttatttgtggggccggcaatctcctccacggagggcacgtactgattctcctaatagggattctatcagtggagagtccagctgtatttgacaaattggccgctatATGTAGGAATGATCGCATtttaatgcggttcctctctctccactgtcgcactaaaattgaggtgggtagcctagagtcgccccttttatagcgctcgtaggccgtaagtactgccctctccctcctaagatataagggtgccacgtttgtaaagatttcagcagcgtttgttgggcttgtcctaaaggtgccacaaatgaaccgtagagcctgtgcttgtacccggtcgagtgattcgagggcagttttactagcgtatacttgaactgtatagctgtattcgatttgtgatctgactgcccctagatacaatgtgcgtagcatgtcagctttggcaccccactttgtgctggccagctttcttaataacgctaacttctccgaggcttttcgttcaacttcctggacgtgctggagcattgacagttttctatccagggtcacccctagatattttggcgtattttcacgctggagtcgcagcccaccgagttgaagctcgaatggagccttaaggaTGTCCattcctaggctgaacagggaccaggtcgttttggcaacgtttatctgaatctgccatttgtcgcaatacgaggagatggtatggaggtctgcttgaagtgccgcctgaatttggtcggctttcttcccggttgaccagaggacaatatcgtcagcatatagcagttttttggaccgtagtgagctgggcaaatcattaagaaaggctatgaaaagtgtacaggacagggcggagccctgaggcaggccattaagttgttgttttggcttgctaagggagtgctggtattttgtacgtgtgctcctccctgacagaaaggattgtatccaattgtatatcttgccccgcacacccatagctcttagcttaagatagaggccttgcttccacacaCAATCGTAGgcctgttttaggtctatgaacaccgcgtatgtgctctcggacctctggaacccgtCGGCCACCTCCTGTGCGAATGTCGTGACCTGAtcgatcgggctcaagcctgccctaaagccggcctgttctggcgccagga
Protein-coding regions in this window:
- the LOC106059134 gene encoding 26S proteasome non-ATPase regulatory subunit 9-like, translated to MAATRRYEELSRKKNEIESNIKEFMDLLQSQKGVGLNEPLVDSEGYPRSDIDVYSCRHARHQISCLQNDHLIVMKEIEEELVRIHQAARELKSMESDMDSANIMRDGMEVDRIPFALVDRVDSGSPAAEGGLIVGDQLIEFGSVTSDNFVNLQTIATVLQHSKNKPLRAVVLRGDRAVHLNVTPSAWSGPGLLGCNIKPFK